In Fibrobacter sp. UWR3, one DNA window encodes the following:
- the hisC gene encoding histidinol-phosphate transaminase produces the protein MDINELAQQHILKQPVYVTGKPIAYTAREFGLDPKNVDKLASNENPVGPSPKGMEEARKALEEVNLYPDGGSYDLIGKIAEFRGVKREQIAVGNGSNELLDMIAQVFLGPGTEAVMGKHSFAVYKLATMAMNAKIIEVDMPAPAYNYDLKAMRAAVNEKTRIVFLANPNNPTGSDLTAKEIIDFADSLPETCVLVMDEAYTEFIEDTPELVPDFNSRIAEGRNIICCRTFSKIYGLAGLRVGYCITRPEIVNLINRVREPFNVNSIAQAAAIGAIDDQEYVNKVRELNKKGLDQLKAGFKELGLPYVDSHANFIAVGGFKDPMDAFKYLQMKGTIIRPQPAMGDVLRITVGTEAQNEKCLKNIKAYLGK, from the coding sequence ATGGATATTAACGAACTCGCACAACAGCACATCTTGAAGCAGCCCGTCTACGTGACCGGCAAACCCATCGCCTACACCGCCCGCGAATTCGGCCTCGACCCGAAAAACGTGGACAAGCTCGCGAGTAACGAGAACCCCGTGGGCCCGAGCCCGAAGGGCATGGAAGAGGCCCGCAAGGCACTCGAAGAAGTGAACCTCTACCCGGACGGCGGCAGCTACGACCTCATCGGAAAGATTGCAGAGTTCCGCGGCGTGAAGCGCGAACAGATTGCAGTGGGTAACGGCAGCAACGAGCTCCTGGACATGATCGCCCAGGTGTTCCTCGGGCCCGGCACCGAAGCCGTCATGGGCAAGCACAGCTTCGCCGTCTACAAGCTCGCCACCATGGCCATGAACGCGAAGATTATCGAAGTCGACATGCCGGCCCCGGCCTACAACTACGACCTCAAGGCCATGCGCGCCGCCGTGAACGAGAAGACCCGCATCGTGTTCCTCGCGAACCCGAACAACCCGACGGGCTCCGACCTCACCGCCAAGGAAATCATCGACTTCGCCGACAGCCTGCCCGAAACCTGCGTGCTCGTGATGGACGAAGCCTACACCGAATTCATCGAAGACACGCCGGAGCTCGTCCCGGATTTCAACAGCCGTATCGCCGAAGGCAGGAACATCATCTGCTGCCGTACGTTCAGCAAGATCTACGGTCTCGCGGGACTGCGCGTGGGCTACTGCATCACCCGCCCCGAAATCGTGAACCTCATCAACCGCGTGCGTGAACCGTTCAACGTGAACAGCATCGCCCAGGCTGCCGCCATCGGCGCCATCGACGACCAGGAATACGTGAACAAGGTCCGCGAGCTCAACAAGAAGGGCCTCGACCAGCTCAAGGCCGGTTTCAAGGAACTGGGCCTTCCCTATGTGGATAGCCACGCGAACTTCATCGCCGTCGGCGGTTTCAAGGACCCGATGGACGCATTCAAGTACCTGCAGATGAAGGGCACCATCATCCGTCCGCAGCCTGCGATGGGTGACGTGCTCCGCATTACCGTGGGCACCGAAGCGCAGAACGAAAAATGCCTCAAAAACATCAAGGCATACCTCGGGAAGTAA
- a CDS encoding ribonuclease domain-containing protein, with the protein MNKSFFKFFLAGFVAIFFTACTTSLSAEDEEESSSSVEKVSSSSVAESSSATEKSIYEAVEESGLYTTRDSVAAYLCKFDKLPENYVGKSEGKKLYESKTGNTFDKWNFNPWTTIGVMIGGDNFDNLASNPENFHETLPEGSYHEADVDYSGANRGTKRLVYQPDCVIYYTSDHYDTFYKLEIK; encoded by the coding sequence ATGAACAAGTCGTTTTTCAAGTTTTTTCTTGCCGGTTTTGTCGCGATTTTCTTCACGGCGTGCACGACTTCGCTTTCTGCAGAAGATGAAGAAGAATCTTCGTCCAGTGTAGAAAAAGTTTCTTCCAGTAGCGTAGCGGAATCATCTAGCGCAACAGAAAAAAGCATCTACGAAGCGGTGGAGGAATCTGGTCTGTACACGACCAGGGATTCCGTGGCCGCATACCTGTGCAAGTTTGACAAGTTGCCCGAGAACTATGTCGGCAAGAGTGAAGGCAAAAAGCTTTACGAGTCCAAGACGGGCAACACCTTTGATAAGTGGAATTTTAACCCGTGGACCACAATCGGCGTGATGATTGGCGGCGACAACTTTGACAATTTAGCCTCGAATCCGGAGAACTTTCACGAAACGTTGCCCGAAGGTTCTTACCACGAAGCCGACGTAGACTATTCCGGTGCAAATCGCGGAACCAAGCGGCTCGTGTACCAGCCGGACTGTGTAATCTACTACACGTCAGACCACTACGATACTTTCTATAAATTGGAAATTAAGTAG
- a CDS encoding arginase family protein: protein MPRTNRIIQDFTGVYAEQPFMQGLRKDAVQSSAGPDAKIRWIDCSDIPGTDCYCDDEAVTAIRKQIASAGITDASGIHFFDNGNYHYMSKIWTDMVQEPFSLVVFDHHPDMQAPRFGNILSCGGWVKKVLDENQFINNVVIIGVADHLVDEIRAELSQAGDADILDKVTCIKESEVRETGTPSSFSRMRESLRSPTESGMTEGRIYISIDKDALSPTYAATNWDQGSLDIATLKEVIGGLATSHKIIGVDICGERARDFAGDEYHTVQEADALNDRINRELSEFLTSLASSPT from the coding sequence ATGCCGCGAACTAATCGCATCATCCAGGACTTTACCGGAGTCTACGCCGAGCAGCCCTTTATGCAGGGGCTGCGAAAAGACGCGGTTCAAAGTTCCGCAGGGCCGGACGCAAAAATCCGCTGGATAGACTGTTCCGACATTCCGGGCACGGACTGCTACTGTGACGACGAGGCCGTGACCGCCATCCGCAAGCAAATCGCCTCTGCTGGCATCACGGATGCGAGCGGCATTCACTTCTTTGACAACGGCAATTACCACTACATGAGTAAAATCTGGACCGACATGGTCCAGGAACCGTTTTCGCTTGTCGTTTTTGACCACCATCCCGACATGCAGGCCCCGAGATTCGGGAACATTCTCAGTTGCGGTGGCTGGGTCAAGAAGGTTCTAGACGAAAACCAGTTTATAAACAACGTTGTCATTATCGGGGTTGCCGACCACCTCGTAGACGAAATCCGCGCAGAACTTTCGCAGGCAGGTGATGCCGATATTTTAGACAAAGTAACTTGCATCAAAGAAAGCGAAGTACGTGAAACCGGCACACCCTCGTCATTCTCGCGAATGCGAGAATCTTTAAGATCCCCGACCGAGTCGGGGATGACAGAAGGCCGAATCTACATCTCCATCGACAAAGACGCCCTCTCCCCCACATACGCGGCCACAAACTGGGACCAGGGTTCGCTAGATATAGCGACACTCAAAGAAGTCATCGGAGGTCTCGCCACAAGCCACAAAATCATCGGCGTAGACATCTGCGGGGAACGCGCCCGTGACTTTGCAGGCGACGAGTACCACACCGTGCAAGAAGCGGACGCCCTGAACGACCGCATAAACCGCGAATTGTCGGAGTTTTTAACTTCCCTCGCGTCGTCCCCTACTTAA
- a CDS encoding radical SAM/SPASM domain-containing protein produces the protein MKSVYIEITDACNLRCSFCPSSDCRHEAGSGVSHTFMPSALFKKCIAGAVEAGIENVYLHVLGEPTLHPGFTLFLKDIKAAGLTATLTTNGTTIRRVAHHILNCPAVRQVNFSTHAYAELPPDDAREHLVDVLDFCRIALIARPDMYINLRLWNIGAATAGDWNESAISRINETFNTQVAPGNFCSRHKSFPIAGRLYLHEDSRFEWPARHIKSERSECHPEQSTDRCDVEGSTNKPVAGTCHALDTHVAILHDGRVVACCLDYSGQITLGNIVDQGLAEILGSPLARKLREGFEKHELRHPFCQKCTFCKRFK, from the coding sequence GTGAAAAGCGTTTATATCGAGATAACGGACGCCTGCAACTTGCGTTGCAGCTTTTGCCCCAGCAGTGATTGCAGGCACGAGGCCGGTTCGGGCGTATCGCACACGTTCATGCCGAGCGCACTCTTCAAGAAGTGTATCGCGGGAGCGGTAGAAGCGGGCATCGAGAACGTATATTTGCACGTTCTGGGCGAACCGACGCTACATCCCGGTTTTACTCTCTTCCTCAAGGATATAAAAGCCGCGGGCCTCACCGCGACGCTCACCACGAACGGCACGACCATCAGACGAGTCGCCCACCACATATTGAACTGCCCCGCCGTGCGCCAGGTAAACTTCTCGACGCACGCATATGCGGAACTCCCGCCAGATGACGCCCGCGAGCATCTCGTGGACGTTCTCGATTTCTGCAGAATCGCGCTTATCGCAAGGCCCGACATGTACATCAATCTGCGGCTCTGGAACATCGGCGCCGCAACCGCCGGAGACTGGAACGAGTCCGCGATTTCTCGCATAAACGAGACATTCAACACGCAGGTCGCTCCGGGGAATTTCTGCAGCAGGCACAAGAGTTTCCCCATCGCGGGCAGGCTCTACCTGCACGAAGATTCACGATTCGAGTGGCCCGCACGTCATATCAAAAGCGAAAGAAGCGAGTGTCATCCTGAGCAGAGCACCGACAGGTGCGACGTCGAAGGATCTACGAACAAACCGGTCGCAGGCACATGCCATGCCCTCGATACGCACGTAGCCATACTCCACGACGGGCGCGTCGTCGCCTGCTGTCTCGACTACAGCGGGCAAATCACCCTCGGGAACATCGTCGACCAGGGCCTCGCCGAAATTCTCGGCTCGCCCCTCGCCCGCAAACTGCGCGAAGGGTTCGAAAAGCACGAACTGCGCCACCCATTCTGCCAAAAATGCACGTTCTGCAAGCGGTTCAAGTAA
- a CDS encoding tRNA-dihydrouridine synthase family protein, with protein sequence MRVLFAPLQGYTTGIYRKAHAEIFGGVDVYYAPFLRIENGKPREKDLRDLEVSNPQHSNPEKPACAITVPQIIANSVDEFKVLTEVLLQKGFTEIDFNMGCPFPMQVNRHRGSGLLGDTQAIQAIMGEIARQSATETARFSVKMRLGQNSPDEAFALLPILNDTPLTQITLHPRLGKQQYKGAIDIKSFEKFYSECRHPLVYNGDISSVSQICEMEQHYPKLAGIMIGRGLLAQPSLAAEYKAGKANITGKEFTDKLLQMHEIIFEYACKTYQGDSQILSHIKSFWDYLEPSLPKKVFKKIQKAGKLSEYQEAIIEMRALS encoded by the coding sequence ATGAGAGTCTTATTCGCACCGTTACAAGGTTACACAACGGGCATCTACCGTAAAGCCCATGCAGAAATCTTTGGCGGAGTTGATGTATATTACGCGCCCTTCCTGCGCATAGAAAACGGGAAGCCGCGCGAAAAGGACTTGCGGGATTTGGAAGTTTCCAACCCGCAGCATTCCAACCCAGAAAAGCCGGCATGCGCAATTACCGTGCCGCAAATTATTGCGAACAGCGTAGATGAATTCAAGGTTCTCACCGAAGTCCTTTTGCAAAAAGGCTTCACCGAAATCGACTTCAACATGGGTTGCCCTTTCCCCATGCAGGTCAACCGCCATCGCGGTTCTGGTTTGCTAGGCGACACGCAAGCCATCCAAGCAATTATGGGCGAAATCGCGCGGCAGTCTGCAACAGAGACCGCTAGATTTTCCGTCAAGATGCGACTCGGGCAAAATTCCCCAGATGAGGCATTCGCGCTCCTCCCGATTTTAAACGATACTCCGCTCACGCAAATCACACTCCACCCGCGGCTCGGCAAACAGCAATACAAGGGCGCAATTGATATCAAGTCATTTGAGAAATTTTACAGCGAATGCCGCCATCCACTCGTCTACAACGGAGACATATCGAGCGTTTCGCAAATCTGCGAAATGGAACAACACTATCCTAAGCTCGCAGGCATAATGATCGGTCGCGGATTACTTGCGCAGCCAAGCCTCGCAGCGGAATACAAAGCAGGGAAAGCGAACATAACAGGAAAAGAATTTACAGACAAGCTTCTCCAAATGCACGAAATCATTTTCGAGTACGCTTGCAAAACATACCAAGGCGACAGCCAAATTCTTTCGCACATCAAGAGTTTTTGGGATTATCTGGAGCCCAGCCTCCCCAAAAAAGTCTTCAAGAAAATTCAGAAGGCCGGCAAACTGAGCGAATACCAAGAAGCAATTATTGAGATGAGGGCCCTCTCGTGA
- a CDS encoding non-canonical purine NTP pyrophosphatase yields MKHLFVIATASAGKIRDFAHILGTDHYEFKTLKDIGFDEEIVEDGNSFAENAIIKSNTTARWLAKRGIEATVLADDSGLEVFALNGEPGIYSARYCGDHGNDGANNDKLMKKLEGIEDRRARYFCALSYQTVKRVDAPILNGATINGAGTRVGDFVVSEPQIFEGECRGQINFAPVGDMGFGYDPLFVPDGETRTFAQMELEEKKAISHRGNAIRALKKALGK; encoded by the coding sequence ATGAAGCACTTATTTGTTATTGCGACGGCGAGCGCCGGCAAGATTAGGGACTTTGCGCACATCCTCGGCACCGACCACTACGAATTCAAGACACTGAAGGACATCGGATTCGACGAAGAAATCGTGGAAGACGGGAACTCGTTTGCCGAGAATGCCATCATCAAGTCGAACACCACGGCTCGCTGGCTTGCAAAGCGCGGGATTGAAGCCACGGTACTTGCGGACGATTCCGGGCTCGAAGTTTTTGCATTGAACGGGGAACCGGGAATCTACAGCGCCCGCTACTGCGGTGACCACGGGAACGACGGCGCGAACAACGACAAACTGATGAAAAAGCTCGAAGGCATCGAAGACCGCAGGGCACGCTACTTCTGCGCACTCTCGTACCAGACCGTAAAGCGGGTTGACGCCCCAATCTTAAACGGCGCAACAATAAACGGCGCCGGGACTCGGGTCGGCGACTTCGTCGTGAGCGAACCGCAGATTTTCGAGGGTGAATGCCGCGGGCAAATCAACTTCGCTCCCGTAGGCGACATGGGCTTCGGTTACGACCCGCTATTCGTTCCCGACGGCGAAACCCGCACCTTCGCGCAGATGGAACTAGAAGAGAAGAAGGCCATCAGCCACCGCGGAAACGCCATCCGCGCCCTGAAAAAAGCGCTCGGGAAATAA
- a CDS encoding TM2 domain-containing protein has product MPAQGEHNKWIALALCILLGYLGLHRFYEGKIWTGILWLCTAGLCGVGVVVDAILIVMKPEHY; this is encoded by the coding sequence ATGCCCGCACAAGGTGAACACAACAAATGGATAGCCCTCGCCCTCTGCATTCTACTCGGTTACCTGGGCCTGCACCGCTTTTACGAAGGCAAAATCTGGACCGGCATTCTCTGGCTCTGCACCGCAGGCCTCTGCGGGGTGGGCGTCGTCGTTGACGCCATCCTCATCGTCATGAAGCCGGAACACTACTAA
- a CDS encoding TIGR02171 family protein: MEKRLQAVFLMAVFFCLVCCSNSETFFLPVEEETSDRGGMVLVRSFGRNVTLGTENEKAPPDVHPAMKVTFDYDFSISSHEVTRSEYYSEVVSGRAPDGWMKDMTPDSGNYPISQVTFFDAVLYANAKSKGDRLDAVYTYDEVVLDGDGNCSGLGNIAFHPEVNGYRLPTEAEWTIVARSHWNPEKCWNLERSGNSLHEVCTERNAGEGSAICDMAGNVMEWVNDWKGAFTDGEVSNFVGANDGGTMGERVLKGGSFHNAASSMRIYSRGDVYTVTSSTKATHVGFRLAYGAIPAPTWLSGGTPVAKSTYSLQAKAQTVQEKMGTRHVKLVFRDITSKKLAYVDYGAIPLAVVEIKDTLEAYHPELSPDGKWVAFCTGIEGVSGQSSVYVRRLDAAGSDLARLDVESAAIPRWKVLDNGDTVIVYVTSAANNRDTAVFKAASTWQVKFSRGRFGIPEKLFDGTYHGGISEDNSLAVTGARLFRVRKAGGSPSDSVQEETWYNGEQVCNVSLSKDGTDRSLFLDFGGKTGRDFTSANYGVHGMLLVSDKAGNLVQGIPAPRGYTFDHTEWAADNSGFVVTSLMNSEGSHSKISLLDTSDSSFVNLLGGDDLWHPSLWARPEPKAVAESELDLDSACVYLTSYAGSRARIMKVKMDLFWKYREMAEAVAIGSSRSFSGFDPRSFSSLFAINLSYSSQNLTSTEYFVRNYIVPLMPKLKMIVLSLDFDRWDTDGRDFQKYFSAIPGYQYDKNHGFWADGVPPEMAQIAENSPALDSSEAFLYSFHRGLYFSTTTGWGEDTPSMEGSIDWYKKSKKKFEYNLGLLKTVLDIAKEKGVVVVGVVFPQSPRYREKGAWGRYGLDESSADEIKDIVIGLYSEFPNFIVVDLHENGLHDFEYGDFANEDHLNLVGATKATWLIENHWKTLLH, from the coding sequence ATGGAGAAACGTTTGCAGGCAGTGTTTTTGATGGCGGTCTTTTTCTGCCTTGTCTGCTGTTCTAATAGCGAAACGTTTTTCCTGCCTGTCGAGGAGGAAACTTCCGATAGGGGCGGGATGGTGCTGGTGCGGAGTTTCGGTAGAAACGTTACGCTAGGAACGGAAAACGAAAAGGCCCCGCCCGATGTGCACCCCGCCATGAAGGTCACCTTTGACTATGATTTTTCAATTTCGTCTCATGAGGTGACCCGGTCGGAGTACTATTCAGAAGTTGTTTCTGGAAGGGCTCCGGATGGCTGGATGAAGGACATGACTCCTGATTCGGGAAATTACCCGATATCGCAGGTTACGTTTTTCGATGCCGTGCTATATGCAAATGCGAAAAGCAAGGGCGACCGCCTTGATGCGGTGTACACCTACGACGAAGTTGTATTGGATGGTGATGGAAATTGTTCCGGTCTTGGGAATATTGCGTTTCATCCCGAGGTGAACGGTTACCGATTGCCGACCGAGGCGGAATGGACTATCGTAGCGCGGTCCCACTGGAATCCGGAGAAGTGCTGGAATTTGGAAAGGTCTGGAAACTCCCTGCACGAGGTATGTACGGAAAGGAATGCAGGCGAAGGTTCGGCTATTTGCGATATGGCGGGTAACGTGATGGAATGGGTAAATGATTGGAAGGGCGCATTTACCGATGGCGAGGTGTCGAATTTTGTAGGTGCAAATGATGGCGGAACGATGGGGGAACGGGTTCTCAAGGGAGGCAGTTTCCACAACGCGGCATCATCGATGAGGATTTATAGCCGTGGCGATGTCTATACGGTAACGTCTTCGACAAAAGCCACCCATGTCGGATTCCGCTTGGCGTATGGCGCTATTCCCGCACCGACGTGGCTTTCGGGTGGTACCCCGGTGGCAAAATCGACCTATTCGTTGCAGGCGAAGGCACAAACGGTTCAGGAGAAGATGGGCACGCGTCATGTCAAGCTCGTGTTTCGGGATATCACCAGCAAGAAGTTGGCCTACGTGGATTATGGAGCGATTCCGCTTGCGGTCGTGGAAATCAAGGATACGCTGGAAGCGTACCATCCGGAGCTGTCGCCTGATGGTAAATGGGTTGCCTTTTGTACGGGAATAGAGGGTGTTTCTGGGCAATCGTCCGTCTATGTACGTAGACTGGACGCTGCGGGATCGGATCTTGCCCGGCTTGATGTCGAGTCGGCGGCAATCCCCCGTTGGAAGGTCCTTGATAATGGTGATACGGTTATTGTCTACGTGACCAGTGCGGCTAACAATAGGGATACCGCGGTATTTAAGGCGGCGAGTACATGGCAGGTGAAATTTTCGAGAGGTAGGTTCGGTATACCCGAAAAGCTCTTTGACGGCACCTATCACGGCGGCATAAGCGAAGACAATTCGCTTGCGGTGACTGGAGCCCGGCTTTTCCGTGTTCGAAAGGCGGGTGGATCGCCATCGGATAGCGTGCAGGAAGAAACGTGGTATAATGGGGAGCAGGTCTGCAATGTGAGCCTTTCGAAAGACGGAACGGACCGATCGCTGTTTCTGGATTTCGGTGGCAAGACGGGCCGAGATTTTACGTCGGCCAACTATGGCGTACACGGAATGCTCCTTGTGTCGGATAAGGCGGGGAATCTTGTTCAGGGGATCCCTGCACCACGGGGCTACACCTTTGACCATACGGAATGGGCTGCGGATAACTCTGGTTTCGTGGTGACGAGCCTGATGAATTCGGAGGGGAGTCATTCGAAGATTTCTCTGCTGGATACGTCCGATTCCTCCTTTGTGAACCTGCTTGGCGGTGATGATCTCTGGCACCCCAGCCTGTGGGCAAGGCCAGAGCCGAAGGCCGTTGCCGAGTCGGAACTGGATTTGGATAGTGCCTGCGTCTACCTTACGTCTTATGCGGGGTCTAGGGCGCGGATAATGAAGGTTAAAATGGATCTCTTCTGGAAATACCGTGAAATGGCAGAAGCGGTCGCTATCGGATCGTCTCGCTCGTTTAGCGGTTTTGATCCGAGGAGTTTTTCGTCGTTGTTTGCCATAAACCTTTCTTATTCATCGCAGAACCTGACTTCGACGGAATACTTTGTCCGCAATTACATTGTTCCCTTGATGCCTAAACTAAAAATGATTGTGCTTTCGCTGGATTTTGACCGCTGGGATACCGATGGCAGGGATTTCCAGAAGTATTTTTCGGCCATTCCCGGATACCAGTATGATAAGAACCATGGTTTCTGGGCTGATGGAGTTCCTCCTGAGATGGCTCAAATTGCGGAAAACAGCCCGGCGCTGGATTCCTCGGAAGCGTTCCTGTACAGCTTTCATCGGGGGCTTTACTTTTCGACAACAACGGGGTGGGGCGAGGACACCCCTTCCATGGAGGGGTCTATAGATTGGTACAAAAAGTCAAAGAAGAAATTTGAATACAACCTGGGGTTACTGAAGACGGTTCTTGACATAGCGAAGGAGAAGGGGGTGGTTGTCGTTGGCGTGGTTTTCCCGCAGTCGCCACGTTACCGCGAGAAGGGTGCCTGGGGACGTTACGGGCTAGATGAAAGCTCTGCCGATGAAATCAAGGATATTGTAATTGGCTTGTATAGTGAATTCCCGAACTTTATCGTTGTTGACTTGCACGAAAATGGATTGCACGATTTTGAATATGGGGATTTCGCGAACGAAGACCACCTGAATCTAGTTGGTGCGACAAAGGCGACCTGGTTGATTGAAAACCACTGGAAAACCTTGCTGCATTGA